GCTCTATCGTATTGCCCTGAATGAATGCCTTACTTTCCTAAACAAGCAGCGAGCTGCGGCTACGGTGTCATTGGATGATCCTGAAGCCGACGTGATTCAGAAATTGGAAAGCGATCCTTATTTTTCGGGAGACAAGGCTCAGATGACTTTGCAGAAAGCTCTGCTTTCTTTGCCGGAGAAACAGCGGATGGTATTCAACCTGAAATACTATCAGGAGATGAAGTATGAGGAGATGTCGGATATTTTTGGAACCTCTGTGGGGGCTTTGAAAGCTTCCTATCACCATGCTGTGAAAAAAATCG
Above is a window of Bacteroides helcogenes P 36-108 DNA encoding:
- a CDS encoding RNA polymerase sigma factor, which codes for MNPSYNEREVLALLQDESTQKRGFEMIVARYSEQLYWQIRRMVLSHEDADDLLQNTFIKAWMNIDYFRAEAKLSTWLYRIALNECLTFLNKQRAAATVSLDDPEADVIQKLESDPYFSGDKAQMTLQKALLSLPEKQRMVFNLKYYQEMKYEEMSDIFGTSVGALKASYHHAVKKIEKFLGEEY